From the genome of Pararhizobium sp. A13, one region includes:
- a CDS encoding LysR family transcriptional regulator has product MAYPIDLKTLRAFVTVAREGNVTRASAQLHLTQPAISLQLKRLAADTGITLFRRTSTGLELTHEGALLAAKAEQVLASLLDFSQTARHLETQVRGKLRIGTIIDPEFTRLGALLKALVESGPRIETELRHGMSGEVPEGLKRDELDVGFFLGDISDFDPVAGLATEGQENLFRAKQLARLTYRVVAPPSLAGFVRGQDWAELAALPWIGTPPASVHNRLLGRLFGELGVRQNVVASVDQEASMLAMVRTGVGLSLCREAIALHEQQAHGLVIADHVQVETALSFVSLNARADDPTIAFAFDAIRGVWG; this is encoded by the coding sequence ATGGCTTACCCAATCGATCTTAAGACGCTGAGGGCGTTCGTCACTGTTGCGCGCGAGGGAAACGTCACGCGCGCCTCGGCGCAACTGCATCTCACGCAACCCGCGATCAGCTTGCAGTTGAAACGGTTGGCGGCCGACACCGGCATCACGTTGTTCCGCCGCACGTCGACAGGTTTGGAGCTTACCCACGAGGGCGCGCTGCTTGCCGCCAAAGCCGAACAAGTGCTCGCTTCGCTGCTGGATTTCAGCCAGACGGCTCGGCATCTCGAAACGCAGGTGCGAGGCAAACTCCGGATCGGCACCATTATCGATCCGGAGTTTACCAGGCTCGGCGCCCTCCTGAAGGCACTGGTCGAGAGCGGGCCAAGAATCGAAACGGAGCTACGCCATGGAATGAGCGGAGAGGTGCCGGAGGGGCTGAAGCGAGACGAGCTGGATGTTGGATTCTTTCTCGGGGACATCAGCGATTTTGACCCCGTCGCGGGACTTGCGACCGAAGGGCAGGAAAATCTCTTTCGAGCAAAACAACTCGCGCGACTGACCTACCGCGTTGTTGCGCCTCCGTCTCTCGCCGGATTCGTCCGCGGCCAGGATTGGGCGGAACTGGCTGCCTTGCCCTGGATCGGAACGCCGCCTGCTTCCGTCCACAACCGGCTGCTGGGACGATTGTTCGGCGAGCTTGGCGTGCGACAGAACGTCGTCGCCTCGGTCGATCAGGAAGCGTCCATGCTGGCGATGGTTCGCACAGGCGTTGGGCTCAGCCTCTGTCGCGAGGCGATTGCTCTCCACGAACAGCAGGCCCATGGACTGGTGATCGCCGACCACGTCCAGGTCGAAACCGCCCTGAGCTTTGTCAGTCTGAACGCCCGCGCCGACGATCCCACAATCGCATTTGCATTCGATGCAATTCGGGGAGTGTGGGGTTGA
- a CDS encoding FadR/GntR family transcriptional regulator yields MFSAVESRRLYRQVADQMRSLIERGELAPGSRLPAERELAQMLGVSRPTVREALIVLEVEGFVDIRMGSGIYVTARKGPSADLPPEDFEGPFELLRARAVVECAVAEEAARLARPEHILILDDNLARMAAALDDRRLALALDRDFHVAVSGIIANATLNRFVGSIHDMRMTPYFEKLASYFENTETWRAAMEEHCAIRDAIATGDPAAARAAMRAHLDQSQLRLSKSFEEEPSDSAIPAAWRRVGGN; encoded by the coding sequence ATGTTCTCTGCCGTAGAATCGCGCCGCCTCTATCGCCAGGTGGCGGACCAGATGCGAAGCTTGATCGAACGGGGCGAGTTGGCGCCAGGTTCTCGCCTCCCAGCCGAGCGTGAACTGGCACAGATGCTCGGTGTATCCCGCCCGACGGTCCGCGAAGCTCTGATCGTTCTGGAGGTGGAGGGCTTTGTCGACATCCGAATGGGCTCGGGCATCTATGTGACGGCGCGCAAGGGACCGTCGGCCGATCTGCCGCCGGAGGATTTCGAAGGACCGTTCGAATTGCTGAGGGCGCGGGCGGTGGTGGAGTGCGCCGTCGCCGAGGAGGCCGCCCGCCTGGCACGGCCCGAGCACATCCTCATTCTTGACGACAATCTGGCGCGGATGGCGGCGGCACTCGATGACCGGCGCTTGGCTCTGGCGCTCGACCGCGACTTTCACGTCGCCGTCTCGGGCATCATTGCCAATGCGACCCTGAACCGCTTCGTCGGCAGCATCCACGACATGCGCATGACGCCTTATTTCGAGAAGCTCGCCAGCTATTTCGAAAACACCGAGACCTGGAGGGCCGCGATGGAGGAGCATTGCGCCATCCGGGATGCGATCGCCACCGGCGATCCGGCTGCCGCGCGGGCTGCAATGCGCGCGCATCTCGACCAATCTCAGCTTCGCCTGTCGAAAAGTTTCGAGGAGGAACCGTCCGACAGCGCGATACCCGCTGCGTGGAGGCGTGTCGGGGGCAATTAG
- a CDS encoding sialic acid TRAP transporter substrate-binding protein SiaP: MKFRLTTLLGATAAILASTLTAQAETVLKWAHVYETSEPFHTESAWAAEEIGKRTEGRYKIDVFPASQLGKEADLNQGLKLGTVDIIISGSSFAAREYAPIGVTYYPYTFRDPAHLIAYTKSDVFKRLAKGYEDASGNHIAAVTYYGTRQTTSNRPIGKCTDMQGLKMRVPDVPAYLAMPRACGANTTPIAFAEVYLALQNGTVEAQENPLTTIDAKKFYEVQKHIVLTGHIVDHLNTLVSKSLWSQLSDADKQIFTEVMQEAAERSTKIIEEREKSLVATFKERGIEVTAIDKADFEKTVVEKVALEDFGYNRADWEAIRAVK, translated from the coding sequence ATGAAGTTCAGACTGACAACGTTACTGGGCGCGACAGCGGCCATTTTGGCCTCGACGCTTACGGCTCAGGCCGAAACAGTGCTCAAATGGGCGCACGTCTACGAAACATCCGAACCATTCCACACTGAATCCGCCTGGGCGGCCGAAGAGATCGGCAAACGCACAGAGGGCCGCTATAAGATCGATGTCTTTCCGGCCTCGCAGCTCGGCAAGGAAGCCGATCTCAACCAGGGCCTGAAGCTCGGCACGGTCGACATCATCATTTCCGGCTCAAGCTTTGCAGCGCGCGAATACGCGCCAATTGGCGTTACCTACTATCCCTATACGTTCCGCGATCCCGCGCATCTCATCGCCTATACCAAGAGCGATGTGTTCAAGCGGCTGGCCAAGGGATACGAGGACGCTTCGGGCAATCATATTGCCGCCGTCACCTATTACGGCACGCGCCAGACGACATCGAACCGGCCGATCGGCAAATGCACCGACATGCAGGGTCTGAAGATGCGCGTCCCGGACGTGCCGGCCTATCTGGCCATGCCGCGCGCCTGCGGTGCCAATACCACGCCGATCGCCTTTGCCGAGGTCTATCTCGCCCTGCAGAACGGTACGGTCGAGGCCCAGGAAAACCCGCTGACCACAATCGATGCGAAGAAGTTCTACGAAGTGCAGAAGCATATCGTGCTCACCGGCCATATCGTCGACCATCTGAATACGCTGGTGTCGAAGAGCCTGTGGTCGCAACTTTCCGACGCCGACAAGCAGATCTTCACCGAGGTAATGCAGGAGGCCGCCGAGCGCAGCACGAAGATCATCGAAGAGCGCGAAAAGAGCCTGGTTGCGACGTTCAAGGAGCGTGGCATCGAGGTCACCGCGATCGACAAGGCCGATTTCGAAAAGACCGTCGTGGAAAAGGTCGCGCTCGAGGATTTTGGCTACAACAGGGCAGACTGGGAAGCCATCCGCGCTGTCAAGTGA
- a CDS encoding TRAP transporter small permease, translating into MQQEVHSLITPQEIAHSFEDAAPVADVSHYAVEDWATLAIFWVMTACVFLQFFTRYVLNDSYAWTEEIAINCLIGVVFLGSVMCVRVSRHIQVDVLYHYLPRRLARGMAIFVDIVRIGFFAYACWLMWRYVAIVAGERMVTVNLPRNIVFYSVMAGFVLMLVRSIQVFIANQRRGYSVLERPEEFQKVED; encoded by the coding sequence ATGCAACAAGAAGTCCATTCGCTGATAACGCCTCAGGAAATCGCCCATTCCTTCGAGGATGCCGCGCCGGTCGCCGATGTGTCGCATTATGCCGTCGAGGACTGGGCCACGCTCGCTATCTTCTGGGTGATGACGGCCTGCGTCTTCCTGCAGTTCTTCACCCGCTACGTGCTCAACGATAGCTATGCCTGGACCGAGGAGATCGCGATTAACTGCCTGATCGGCGTCGTGTTCCTGGGCTCTGTCATGTGCGTTCGCGTATCACGCCATATCCAGGTCGACGTCCTCTATCACTACCTGCCGCGGCGTTTGGCCAGGGGGATGGCGATCTTCGTGGATATCGTCCGTATCGGCTTCTTCGCCTATGCCTGCTGGCTGATGTGGCGTTATGTGGCGATCGTCGCCGGCGAGCGCATGGTGACCGTCAACCTGCCGCGCAACATCGTCTTCTACAGCGTGATGGCCGGCTTCGTGCTGATGCTCGTCCGCTCCATCCAGGTCTTCATCGCCAATCAGCGCCGCGGTTATTCGGTTCTCGAAAGGCCCGAGGAATTTCAGAAGGTTGAGGATTGA